One genomic segment of Brassica napus cultivar Da-Ae chromosome A3, Da-Ae, whole genome shotgun sequence includes these proteins:
- the LOC125607289 gene encoding uncharacterized protein LOC125607289: MDYLFWRKNSFIEPENDRDPYPWILWYIWKVRNDKLFRGIDRDPLELVRHAESECRAWFDANDVVRSVIPPVVQDDIHEAPQAISLGNICLLDGSWTHPAQFSGCGWLWMDSAGNSQLMGTKNFTRLESALHTEVEALRWAMENMLQHSTCQSFGTDSKELIAMIKDPQAWPSFATELERIETLQICFPDFNIIHLVGLANLVQKGLQKLIEMRVIRHLLLGYSYGILKL; this comes from the exons ATGGATTATCTGTTCTGGAGAAAGAATAGTTTCATCGAGCCGGAAAATGACagagatccttatccctggatattatggtatatttggaaggttAGGAATGACAAACTCTTCAGAGGTATAGATAGAGATCCCTTGGAGCTAGTTCGAcatgcagagagtgaatgtcGGGCCTGGTTTGATGCTAATGATGTGGTACGATCAGTGATACCACCTGTGGTACAAGATGATATTCATGAGGCACCCCAAGCCATAAGCTTGGGTAACATCTGCttgttagatggatcttggacacaTCCTGCTCAATTTAGTGGATGCGGCTGGTTATGGATGGACAGTGCTGGGAACTCTCAACTCATGGGAACAAAGAATTTCACTCGACTTGAATCAGCCTTGCATACGGAAGTAGAAGCACTACggtgggcgatggagaatatgctacAACATTCGACATGTCAGAGCTTCGGGACAGACAGCAAGGAACTGATTGCAATGATTAAGGACCCACAGGcgtggccaagctttgcgacagaattggagaggatagagacgtTACAGATATGCTTCCCGGACTTCAACATCATTCAT CTTGTGGGGCTAGCCAACTTGGTGCAAAAGGGTTTACAAAAGCTGATTGAGATGCGCGTGATCAGACACCTTTTGCTAGGCTATTCATACGGAATTTTAAAGCTCTAG